The segment CATCGGCCTGGGGGCCCGCGACACGCTGAGGCTGGAAGCCGGGCTCTGCCTCTATGGCCACGAACTCGACGCCGAGACGACGCCGATCGAGGCCGGGCTGGCCTGGACCATCGCCAAACGCCGGCGGCGCGATGGCGGCTTTCCCGGAGCCCGGGTGATCCTCGATCAGTTGGCCCAGGGACCGGCGCGCCGCCGCGTCGGCCTCTGCCCCGAGGGCTGCGCCCTGGCCCGCGAAGGGGCCGAGGTGGTGGCCGGGGGTGACGTCGTCGGCCGGGTTACCAGCGGCGGCTTCGGGGCCAGCGTCAATGGACCCATCGCTATGGCAAGCGTCGCCGCTGAGCGGGCCGAAGTGGGCAGCGAACTCGGCCTGATGGTGCGCGGCAAAAGCCAGCCGGCCCGGGTGGTGGCGCTGCCCTTCGTGCCGCACCGCTACGTCAAGACTTGAAGAGTTTGCAATCGGAAAGGTTCGATCATGTCTGAGACCCGATACAGCGTGGACCACGAGTGGATCAGCCTGAACGGCGATATCGGTACCGTCGGCGTCAGCAACTACGCCCAGGAACAGCTCGGCGACATCGTCTTCGTCGATCTTCCCGCCCCCGGCACCCGCTTCGCCAAGGGCGACGAGGCGGCGGTGGTCGAATCGGTCAAGGCGGCCAGTGAGATATACGCCCCGGCGGCCGGCGAGGTAACGGCGGTCAACCAGGCCCTGGCCGACGATCCCAGCAAGGTCAACGCCTCGGCCGAGGCTGAGGGCTGGTTCTTCCAATTCCGCCTCGATGACGCCGACGAGCTCGAAGGCCTGATGGACGGCGCCGCCTACGCCACCTACGTCGACAGCCTCGACTGATGCGCTACCTGCCGCTGACGCCAGCCGACCGGGCCGCCATGCTGGAGCGCGCGGGCGCCGCCTCGGTCGACGAGTTGTTTGCCGACGTGCCGCCGGCGGCACGGCTCGAAGGCTTGCTCGACTTGCCCGCCGGCCAGGGCGAGATGGCCGTCGAACGGACGCTCACGACGCTGGCGGCGCAAAACCGGGCGAGCGACAGCCTGGCTGCTTTCATCGGCGCCGGCGCCTACCGCCATCACCTGCCGGCCAGCGTCGATCACCTCATCCAACGCAGCGAATTCCTCACCGCCTACACGCCCTACCAGCCCGAGGTCAGCCAGGGCACGCTGCAGTTCCTCTTCGAATTCCAGACCCAGGTGGCGCTGCTCAGCGGCCTCGAGGTGGCCAACGCCTCGCTCTACGACGGCTCGACGGCGACCACCGAGGCCATCCTGATGGCCGGCCGTGTGACCCGGCGCCGCCGCGCCGTGATCTCGGGCGGGCTGCACCCCCACTATCGCGCCGTGGCCCAGACGGCCAGCCAGTTCATCGACCTCGAGCTCGACCTGGCCCCGCCCGAGCCGCGCGCCGACGAGGACCTGGCGGCCAGGATCGACGGCGATACCGCCTGCGTCGTGGTGCAGTATCCCGATTTCTTCGGCCGCATCGGCGACCTGGCGCCGCTGGCCGCGGCCTGCCACGAGGGGGGCGCGCTGCTGCTGGTGGTGGTAACCGAGGCCGTCTCGTTCGGGGCGCTCAGATCGCCGGGCGAGATGGGCGTC is part of the Alphaproteobacteria bacterium genome and harbors:
- the gcvH gene encoding glycine cleavage system protein GcvH; its protein translation is MSETRYSVDHEWISLNGDIGTVGVSNYAQEQLGDIVFVDLPAPGTRFAKGDEAAVVESVKAASEIYAPAAGEVTAVNQALADDPSKVNASAEAEGWFFQFRLDDADELEGLMDGAAYATYVDSLD
- the gcvPA gene encoding aminomethyl-transferring glycine dehydrogenase subunit GcvPA, with product MRYLPLTPADRAAMLERAGAASVDELFADVPPAARLEGLLDLPAGQGEMAVERTLTTLAAQNRASDSLAAFIGAGAYRHHLPASVDHLIQRSEFLTAYTPYQPEVSQGTLQFLFEFQTQVALLSGLEVANASLYDGSTATTEAILMAGRVTRRRRAVISGGLHPHYRAVAQTASQFIDLELDLAPPEPRADEDLAARIDGDTACVVVQYPDFFGRIGDLAPLAAACHEGGALLLVVVTEAVSFGALRSPGEMGVDIVAAEGQSLGNPLGFGGPYLGLLAVRQKYVRQMPGRLVGESLDADGLRAFTLTLATREQHIRRDKATSNICTNSGLCALAFCIHLTLLGEDGLRRLARLNHATAVHLAERLAGVPGLALVNDRFFNEFTIDLGRPASPVVEALAERGILAGVALSRLYPERESLANLAVVAATETNTADEIEALAGALAEELS